TACCTAAATATTTAAATTCTTCTAACATTTCTTCTGTAGTTTTAAAATAAAGAGGAGGTTGAAAATCTGCATCAGAGTACCCTTGCCCTGTCATTAATATCTTTCTAAATATCTCATCTTCTGGATCTAAAAAATGTACATCTCCTGTAGCTACAACAGGCTTATTAAATTTATCTCCTATTTCTACAATTTGTTGATTTATACGTCTTAGCTCATTTTCATCTTTCACAATTCCGTTTCTTAATAAATGCATGTTATTTCCAATAGGCTGTATTTCTAAATAATCATAAAAATTTACTATATTTTTTATTTCATTAACATCCATATTTCTTAGAATAGCACTATATAATTCTCCTGCTTCACAAGCGCTACCAATTATTAATCCATCTCTATATTGAGATAATAAAGATTTAGGAATTCGTGGTCTTCTGTAAAAATAATTTAAATGAGATTCAGAAATAAGTTTATATAAATTTTTTAATCCCTTTTGGTTTTTAGCTAATATTATTATATGATAGGGCTTCTCTTTAGAGATATTTTTATTTGTTGATAATTTATTTATTTTATAAAAATTATTTATATGATTCTTATCTAGTATATTCATGCATTTTAAAAATATCTCTCCTGTTGCTCTTGCATCATCTATTGCTCTATGATGATTAACTAAATCTACATTTAAATATTTAGCAATTACATCTAGTTTATATTTCTTAAGTTGAGGGAATAAAGCTCTTGTAAGCTCAAGGGTATCAAGAACTGGATTGTCTAATATCTTACCTAACTTTAAAAATTCTTCTCTTATGAAACCAATATCAAAAGAAGCATTATGAGCTACTAATACACTATTTTGAATAAATTTCTCAAAACATGGTAAAACTTCTTCTATTCTTGGTTTATCAGATACCATTTCGTCGGTAATTCCAGTGATATTTACTATATTATTTGGAATAGGTATACCAGGATTTACTAATTGGCTAAATTCATCTATGATTACTCCTTCTCTTATTTTTACTGCTCCTATTTCAGTTATTTTATCATTTATTGGTGACAAACCTGTAGTTTCAATATCAAATACTACATATGTATTATAATCTTTGCCTTTTTCATAATTAATTACTATGGGTTTATTATCATTTATTAAATAACCTTCAACACCATATATGATCTTTAAATCTAATTTTTCACCTACTTCCATAGCCTCTGGAAAACCTTGTACTACACCATGATCAGTAATAGCTATAGCTTTATGTCCCCAACTTTTAGCTCTTTTAGCTAAACTTTCAAAACTGCTTATACCGTCCATTGCACTCATTTGAGTATGTAAGTGAAGTTCTACTCGTTTATCTTTACAATTATCTTCTCGTTTTATTTTCTCCAATATATTTAATGACTTAAGCATTAAAACCAAGTGTTTTGAAAAATTATCGAATATAATATCTCCTTCTACTTTTACATATAAATCTTCATGTATATTCGCTATAAATTCATCAAATTGTTTTTCAGTTAAAAACACCTTTATGGTCATAGAATCCGTAAAATCTGTAATATTGAAAGTTACAAGTTTTCTATTTCCTCTAATATCTCTTGTTTTTAACTGAAATATTTCACCACATATAATAGCCGTTCCTGTATCTGATGTAATATCCTTAATTTTTATAGGAGAACCATCAATCTTTTGACCAAATACATAATCTAGATTAGAATTTATAGATTTTTTTTCTACATTTTTTTTATTACTATTGTTGCTATTGTTTAAAGTTTCTAAAGATATTTCTTTCTCCTCTTCTATGGTTTGCTTTATAATTGCATCTTCATCTTCAAATACTTTTGTTTTATCTAATTTAACCTCTATATCTACATTAAACTCCTCTATTATTTTTCTTTTAATTTTTAATGGAATTTTGTTTTTTTCTAATGCATAATTTATAATCCTGTTTTTACCATATATTGTAAGAGTGCCATCTTTAAATTTATAGCTTAAATCGTCTATCCAAGAACTACTAGAAGGAATTTCTTCTTTTATTAAATACAATATATTTCCCCAATATATATCAATTATATTTTCAATGCTATCTTGAATATTATATTCAACTATTAAAGATATATTAAAATTATAAAATTGAGATTTTAATATAGATTTTACATATTCTAATACTTTCTCATCAATAATTTCATTAGATTCTAATATTATTTCAATAGTAAGGTTTTTCCTGTAAAATTTCACATTTTTAACAAATAGGGAGTCTATTTTATAATTTATATCTATATTATTCTTAACAAATATTTGTGATAATTGTATGTTCCCTTCTTCCATTTCTAGCTTCTCCCCCTTTAACTTTCATAGGATATTTTTTTATTATTCAATATAACTGAGCCTTTATAATCTAATAATTCCTAAATATTTTCTATTTCTTT
This portion of the Keratinibaculum paraultunense genome encodes:
- a CDS encoding PolC-type DNA polymerase III, which codes for MEEGNIQLSQIFVKNNIDINYKIDSLFVKNVKFYRKNLTIEIILESNEIIDEKVLEYVKSILKSQFYNFNISLIVEYNIQDSIENIIDIYWGNILYLIKEEIPSSSSWIDDLSYKFKDGTLTIYGKNRIINYALEKNKIPLKIKRKIIEEFNVDIEVKLDKTKVFEDEDAIIKQTIEEEKEISLETLNNSNNSNKKNVEKKSINSNLDYVFGQKIDGSPIKIKDITSDTGTAIICGEIFQLKTRDIRGNRKLVTFNITDFTDSMTIKVFLTEKQFDEFIANIHEDLYVKVEGDIIFDNFSKHLVLMLKSLNILEKIKREDNCKDKRVELHLHTQMSAMDGISSFESLAKRAKSWGHKAIAITDHGVVQGFPEAMEVGEKLDLKIIYGVEGYLINDNKPIVINYEKGKDYNTYVVFDIETTGLSPINDKITEIGAVKIREGVIIDEFSQLVNPGIPIPNNIVNITGITDEMVSDKPRIEEVLPCFEKFIQNSVLVAHNASFDIGFIREEFLKLGKILDNPVLDTLELTRALFPQLKKYKLDVIAKYLNVDLVNHHRAIDDARATGEIFLKCMNILDKNHINNFYKINKLSTNKNISKEKPYHIIILAKNQKGLKNLYKLISESHLNYFYRRPRIPKSLLSQYRDGLIIGSACEAGELYSAILRNMDVNEIKNIVNFYDYLEIQPIGNNMHLLRNGIVKDENELRRINQQIVEIGDKFNKPVVATGDVHFLDPEDEIFRKILMTGQGYSDADFQPPLYFKTTEEMLEEFKYLGKEKAEEVVIKNSNLIANQIENIKPIPEGTYPPIIEGADEELKKITYNRAMEIYGDPLPDIVKERLDKELNSIINNGYAVMYIIAQKLVWKSLKDGYLVGSRGSVGSSFVATMSGITEVNPLVPHYVCPKCKYSEFIEDGPVGSGVDLPNKVCPKCGTLLKKDGHDIPFEVFLGFEGDKEPDIDLNFAGEYQSQAHKYTEELFGKGYVFRAGTIGTIAEKTAYGFVKKYHEQKGISVHPAEINRLVQGCSGIKRTSGQHPGGVMIVPKYKDIHDFTPIQYPADDKESGVITTHFDYNSISGRILKLDILGHDVPTIIRMLEDITGVDAKSIPLDDKETMKLFTSTEPLGIDPKDINTDVGTLGIPEFGTKFVRQMLIDTQPNTFSELVRISGLSHGTDVWLNNAQNLVRNGTATLNQVISTRDDIMLYLIHLGLDKKKSFKIMENVRKGRGLSEEDEEYMRSFNVPDWYINSCKKIKYMFPKAHAVAYVMMSFRIAYFKVHYPEAFYATYFTTKAQDFDAQLVLKGKGTIDNKIKELENNLNNLTAKEKNQLTVLEVVQEMYARGLNFEKVQLYKSHSDKFIIGDKGIIPPLKSLEGVGETVARKIVQERNIAEFLSIEDLISRAKVNKTALEALREHGCLLNLPESNQISLFNI